The following are encoded together in the Nocardioides sp. Arc9.136 genome:
- a CDS encoding MarR family winged helix-turn-helix transcriptional regulator encodes MEDPDFVGTVIAQWRAERPDLDVAPLGVVARLHRLAGRLTEELVAVYARHGLGEGEFDVLAALRRAGAPYELAPRVLAASTMVSSGAVTKRVDRCEQQGWVTRRVDRQDGRGRVVALTDAGRALIDRAFTEHVANEHRLLAGFSAEERAQLAGLLEQWGRALESGD; translated from the coding sequence GTGGAGGACCCGGACTTCGTCGGCACGGTCATCGCCCAGTGGCGGGCCGAGCGGCCAGACCTGGACGTCGCGCCCCTGGGGGTCGTCGCCCGGTTGCACCGGCTCGCGGGCCGGCTGACCGAGGAGCTGGTCGCCGTCTACGCGCGGCACGGGCTGGGGGAGGGCGAGTTCGACGTCCTCGCCGCGCTGCGGCGCGCCGGCGCGCCGTACGAGCTGGCGCCGAGGGTGCTCGCCGCCTCGACGATGGTCAGCTCGGGCGCGGTCACCAAGCGGGTCGACCGCTGCGAGCAGCAGGGCTGGGTCACCCGGCGGGTCGACCGCCAGGACGGCAGGGGACGGGTCGTCGCGCTGACCGACGCCGGCCGCGCGCTCATCGACCGGGCCTTCACCGAGCACGTCGCCAACGAGCACCGGCTGCTCGCGGGCTTCAGTGCCGAGGAGCGCGCGCAGCTCGCCGGGCTGCTGGAGCAGTGGGGCCGGGCGCTGGAGTCCGGCGACTAG
- a CDS encoding CapA family protein, whose translation MRRWGAGLVGAVLLLTGCTGEASQPREAAEPGSSPVTAAEPPATDPDEDRRPEQERRLVVVGHATEPQLRLSRGTAARLVAGEVTRWRGRRVVTTGRVERRLRAVEGDPGSLAVVPLADVRPTVVAALVAGRDPVRDDPRAVGLTVVGDVMLVRGVPDPWGALAPTARRLRSADVTVGNLESTLSLAGAPTQGGDSFGATPALLRPLRRAGFDVLSLANNHAGDHGTGALLDTVRTLRRSPVGVFGAGPDRSAASRPAYRRVGDVRLAFVGFNAIGETPQATPTSPGALGVRMPPRTGPLVEADVRHVERTVARAQERADVVVVLPHWGTQYTHEPVPVQRTVARRLVAAGADLVVGGHPHWVQGVDAVAGVPVVHSLGNFVFDMDFPDEEVREGVVLEATLWGAELKALRLVPYAMATTDFAPRFVTGDRAAGILDDVWSTSTGPFAR comes from the coding sequence ATGAGGCGCTGGGGTGCGGGTCTGGTCGGGGCGGTGCTCCTGCTGACCGGGTGCACCGGCGAGGCGTCGCAGCCGCGGGAGGCGGCCGAGCCGGGGTCGTCCCCGGTGACGGCGGCGGAACCGCCGGCGACCGACCCGGACGAGGACCGGCGGCCGGAGCAGGAGCGGCGGCTCGTGGTGGTCGGCCACGCGACCGAGCCGCAGCTGCGCCTGTCGAGGGGTACGGCGGCGCGGCTGGTCGCCGGCGAGGTGACCCGGTGGCGCGGCCGGCGGGTGGTGACGACCGGTCGCGTCGAGCGGCGCCTGCGGGCGGTCGAGGGTGACCCGGGCTCGCTGGCGGTCGTGCCGCTCGCGGACGTCCGGCCGACGGTGGTCGCGGCGTTGGTGGCCGGCCGCGACCCGGTCCGCGACGACCCGCGGGCGGTCGGCCTGACCGTGGTGGGCGACGTGATGCTGGTCCGCGGGGTCCCTGACCCCTGGGGAGCGCTCGCCCCGACCGCGCGCCGCCTGCGGAGCGCCGACGTCACCGTCGGCAACCTCGAGAGCACGCTGAGCCTCGCCGGGGCACCGACCCAGGGCGGCGACTCGTTCGGCGCGACGCCGGCCCTGCTGCGGCCGCTGCGCCGGGCCGGCTTCGACGTCCTCTCGCTGGCCAACAACCACGCCGGCGACCACGGCACCGGGGCCCTGCTCGACACGGTCCGCACGTTGCGCCGCAGCCCGGTCGGGGTGTTCGGGGCGGGGCCGGACCGGTCGGCGGCCAGCCGGCCGGCGTACCGGCGGGTGGGCGACGTGCGGCTCGCCTTCGTCGGGTTCAACGCGATCGGGGAGACCCCGCAGGCGACGCCCACGAGTCCCGGTGCGCTGGGCGTGCGGATGCCGCCGCGGACGGGTCCGCTGGTGGAGGCCGACGTCCGCCACGTCGAGCGCACGGTCGCGCGGGCGCAGGAGCGGGCCGACGTGGTCGTGGTCCTGCCGCACTGGGGCACGCAGTACACCCACGAGCCCGTGCCCGTGCAGCGCACGGTCGCTCGGCGCCTCGTCGCCGCCGGCGCGGACCTGGTGGTGGGCGGGCACCCGCACTGGGTGCAGGGCGTGGACGCGGTGGCGGGGGTGCCGGTCGTGCACTCGCTGGGCAACTTCGTCTTCGACATGGACTTCCCCGACGAGGAGGTCCGCGAGGGCGTCGTGCTCGAGGCGACGCTGTGGGGTGCGGAGCTCAAGGCGCTGCGGCTGGTGCCGTACGCGATGGCGACCACGGACTTCGCGCCCCGGTTCGTCACCGGCGACCGCGCGGCGGGGATCCTCGACGACGTCTGGTCGACGAGCACCGGCCCCTTCGCGCGCTGA
- a CDS encoding LysR family transcriptional regulator, giving the protein MALDPRRLLLLRDVARAGSISAAARELGWTQPAVSQHLARLEREAGGPLLLRGPAGVTPTEAGRALLRRADVVAAELHAADEELAALHQLRAGRVRLVAFPSAAATLVPDAVGALAAAHPEIEVGLEEAEPPEALAAVVAGDADLALVFGYDGPPTGLGTLAWRPLLDEPVRLVVPPGHPGPGRRGLATLAAADWIGGCVRCRTHLVDCCEAAGFTPTIRHTTDDYVVVQNLVARGLGVTVLPESALAAYRHPGVQVLDLPVLGRRHVGLAHRPGAEAVPATAALVARLVAVGNNPAGSSVVPSEQS; this is encoded by the coding sequence ATGGCCCTCGACCCCCGCCGCCTCCTGCTCCTGCGCGACGTCGCCCGGGCCGGCTCGATCAGCGCGGCCGCCCGCGAGCTGGGCTGGACCCAGCCCGCGGTGAGCCAGCACCTCGCCCGGCTCGAGCGCGAGGCCGGGGGTCCGCTGCTGCTGCGCGGCCCGGCGGGGGTGACCCCGACCGAGGCGGGTCGGGCGCTGCTGCGCCGCGCCGACGTGGTGGCCGCCGAGCTGCACGCGGCCGACGAGGAGCTCGCGGCGCTGCACCAGCTGCGCGCCGGGCGCGTGCGCCTGGTCGCCTTCCCCTCGGCCGCCGCGACGCTCGTCCCCGACGCGGTGGGCGCCCTGGCCGCCGCGCACCCCGAGATCGAGGTCGGGCTGGAGGAGGCCGAGCCGCCCGAGGCGCTGGCCGCCGTCGTCGCCGGCGACGCCGACCTCGCCCTCGTCTTCGGGTACGACGGCCCGCCGACCGGCCTCGGGACGCTGGCCTGGCGGCCGCTGCTCGACGAGCCGGTGCGCCTGGTCGTCCCGCCCGGCCACCCCGGACCGGGCCGCCGGGGGCTGGCGACCCTCGCCGCGGCGGACTGGATCGGCGGCTGCGTGCGCTGCCGGACCCACCTGGTCGACTGCTGCGAGGCCGCCGGCTTCACCCCCACCATCCGGCACACCACCGACGACTACGTGGTGGTGCAGAACCTCGTCGCCCGCGGGCTCGGCGTCACCGTGCTCCCGGAGTCCGCGCTCGCGGCGTACCGCCACCCCGGGGTGCAGGTCCTCGACCTCCCCGTGCTCGGCCGGCGCCACGTCGGGCTCGCGCACCGCCCGGGCGCCGAGGCCGTCCCGGCGACCGCGGCGCTGGTCGCCCGGCTCGTCGCCGTCGGGAACAACCCGGCCGGTTCCTCCGTTGTGCCCAGTGAGCAAAGTTGA
- a CDS encoding universal stress protein, whose protein sequence is MTETAQTSSGPRIVVGNDGSEPALHALEWALDHARAVGGSITLLRAWTMSTAPRPKTQTFGYVPPRADFEAAVLDDLRGDVADVLAARGEGVEISYEAYCGPAGNSLLEASQHADLVVVSARGRGGFRGLTLGSTTDQLVRHAACPVVVVRGARTNETERTRTLDVALQPSE, encoded by the coding sequence ATGACCGAGACCGCGCAGACCTCTTCCGGCCCCCGCATCGTCGTCGGCAACGACGGCTCCGAGCCCGCGCTGCACGCGCTGGAGTGGGCGCTGGACCACGCCCGCGCGGTGGGCGGCTCGATCACGCTGCTGCGCGCCTGGACGATGTCCACCGCACCGCGCCCGAAGACGCAGACCTTCGGGTACGTGCCGCCGCGCGCCGACTTCGAGGCCGCCGTGCTCGACGACCTCCGCGGCGACGTCGCGGACGTGCTCGCCGCCCGGGGCGAGGGCGTGGAGATCTCCTACGAGGCCTACTGCGGCCCCGCGGGGAACTCCCTGCTCGAGGCCTCGCAGCACGCCGACCTGGTCGTCGTCTCCGCCCGCGGCCGCGGTGGGTTCCGCGGCCTGACCCTCGGCTCGACGACCGACCAGCTGGTCCGGCACGCGGCCTGCCCGGTCGTCGTCGTCCGCGGCGCCCGGACCAACGAGACCGAGCGCACCCGCACCCTCGACGTGGCGCTGCAGCCCTCCGAGTGA
- a CDS encoding MFS transporter produces MARLLARRRSSGRAPSTGGSGFRLRDVAVAAYGPTVVNATGHGAVMPVLALRARELGSDVSTAATVVALLGVGMLLASLPAGALVARIGERRTLVAAGMVDAVVMVAAALSSSVLVLGIAVTLSGMTWTAFLLARQGFMIDAVPLAHRARALAALGGAHRVGLLVGPLLGAVLIHLADLRATFVLAAGLSVVAGLMALLMPDLGAAGRDQQQAAGGHLGVWAVLRAHRRTLLTLGTAVVVIGASRSVRNGLLPLWADHVGIPASTTSVIFGVAAAVDIAFFYPGGWLMDTRGRTVVAVPVVLSVAVAALLLPLAHSVAAVTAVVALIAVGNGLGSGIVMTLGADAAPAVGRSQFLGGWRLCGDLGNTGGPLLVAGVAAVAPLAAASIAVGVLGLVGTAWVGWWVREADRAARPGPTLPARGVSRS; encoded by the coding sequence GTGGCGAGGCTGCTGGCGAGGCGGAGGTCGAGCGGGCGCGCGCCGAGCACCGGCGGGAGCGGCTTCCGGCTGCGTGACGTCGCGGTCGCGGCGTACGGCCCGACGGTCGTCAACGCGACCGGCCACGGCGCGGTCATGCCGGTGCTGGCCCTGCGGGCCCGCGAGCTCGGCTCCGACGTCAGCACCGCCGCGACCGTCGTCGCCCTCCTCGGCGTCGGCATGCTGCTGGCCTCCCTGCCGGCCGGGGCGCTGGTGGCCCGGATCGGGGAGCGCCGGACGCTGGTGGCGGCCGGCATGGTCGACGCGGTCGTCATGGTGGCCGCCGCACTGAGCTCCTCGGTGCTCGTCCTGGGGATCGCGGTGACGCTGAGCGGGATGACCTGGACGGCGTTCCTGCTCGCCCGGCAGGGGTTCATGATCGACGCCGTCCCGCTCGCCCACCGCGCTCGCGCGCTGGCGGCGCTCGGTGGGGCGCACCGGGTGGGCCTGCTGGTCGGGCCGCTGCTCGGCGCCGTGCTCATCCACCTCGCCGACCTGCGCGCCACCTTCGTGCTCGCCGCCGGGCTCTCGGTGGTCGCCGGCCTGATGGCGCTGCTCATGCCCGACCTCGGCGCTGCCGGGCGGGACCAGCAGCAGGCGGCCGGCGGTCACCTCGGCGTGTGGGCGGTGCTGCGGGCGCACCGCCGGACCCTGCTGACCCTCGGCACCGCCGTGGTCGTGATCGGCGCCTCCCGGTCGGTCCGCAACGGCCTGCTCCCGCTGTGGGCGGACCACGTCGGCATCCCGGCCTCGACCACCTCGGTGATCTTCGGCGTCGCCGCCGCCGTGGACATCGCGTTCTTCTACCCCGGCGGCTGGCTGATGGACACCCGCGGCCGGACCGTCGTGGCGGTGCCGGTCGTGCTGAGCGTGGCGGTCGCGGCGCTGCTGCTGCCGCTGGCGCACTCGGTCGCCGCGGTGACCGCGGTCGTCGCGCTCATCGCGGTCGGCAACGGGCTCGGCTCGGGCATCGTGATGACGCTCGGCGCGGACGCCGCGCCGGCGGTCGGACGCTCCCAGTTCCTCGGCGGCTGGCGGCTGTGCGGCGACCTGGGCAACACCGGCGGCCCGCTGCTGGTGGCCGGCGTCGCGGCCGTCGCGCCGCTCGCCGCGGCGTCGATCGCCGTGGGCGTCCTCGGCCTGGTCGGCACCGCCTGGGTCGGCTGGTGGGTGCGCGAGGCCGACCGCGCGGCGCGGCCGGGACCGACCCTGCCGGCCCGAGGGGTCAGCCGATCGTGA
- a CDS encoding aldo/keto reductase — MTVPTITLNNQTTIPQLGFGVYQVPPEETAAAVGTALEIGYRHIDTAQMYQNEAGVGEAIKAAGIARDELWITSKLNNGFHRPDDARRAFDETLDKLGLDTIDLFLIHWPLPTLYDGDYVSTWRTLAEFVEQGRARAVGVSNFQPAHLDRIVEETGVVPAVNQIEVHPYFCNEEARAASIRHGVEVEAWSPIAQGAVLDDEVIGRIAATYGKTPAQVTLRWHIERGDIIFPKSVTEQRIRENFDIFDFSLTVDEVAEISALDRGEDGRTGPNPDTFDYVPS, encoded by the coding sequence ATGACCGTTCCGACCATCACCCTGAACAACCAGACGACGATCCCGCAGCTCGGCTTCGGCGTGTACCAGGTGCCGCCGGAGGAGACGGCGGCCGCGGTGGGCACGGCGCTGGAGATCGGCTACCGGCACATCGACACCGCGCAGATGTACCAGAACGAGGCGGGTGTCGGCGAGGCGATCAAGGCCGCCGGCATCGCCCGCGACGAGCTGTGGATCACCAGCAAGCTCAACAACGGCTTCCACCGCCCCGACGACGCCCGCCGGGCCTTCGACGAGACGCTGGACAAGCTCGGCCTCGACACGATCGACCTCTTCCTCATCCACTGGCCGCTGCCGACGCTGTACGACGGCGACTACGTCTCGACCTGGCGCACGCTGGCCGAGTTCGTCGAGCAGGGCCGCGCCCGGGCCGTCGGCGTCTCGAACTTCCAGCCGGCCCACCTCGACCGGATCGTCGAGGAGACCGGCGTCGTGCCGGCGGTCAACCAGATCGAGGTGCATCCCTACTTCTGCAACGAGGAGGCGCGCGCCGCCTCGATCCGCCACGGCGTCGAGGTCGAGGCGTGGTCGCCGATCGCGCAGGGCGCGGTCCTCGACGACGAGGTCATCGGCCGGATCGCGGCGACCTACGGCAAGACGCCCGCGCAGGTGACCCTGCGCTGGCACATCGAGCGCGGCGACATCATCTTCCCGAAGTCGGTGACCGAGCAGCGGATCCGGGAGAACTTCGACATCTTCGACTTCTCGCTCACCGTCGACGAGGTCGCGGAGATCAGCGCGCTCGACCGCGGGGAGGACGGCCGCACCGGCCCGAACCCCGACACGTTCGACTACGTCCCGTCCTGA
- a CDS encoding aspartate/glutamate racemase family protein, with protein MQTIGLVGGMSWHSTATYYRLINEEVATRLGGHASARISLQSLDFAEVRDCQVRGDWAGSAALLADAARRCEAGGADLVGLCTNLMHKNFPAMESAVSVPAIHIADAVAAVARQEGWTTLGLLGTRWVMEETFYADRLATHGIAVVVPEEDERAMVDRVVFDELTQGVLRDESRAAYVEVMAGLRARGADAVVLACTEIGLLVSPEQAPLPVVDSAVAHASLLVDLALEPQPTPA; from the coding sequence ATGCAGACCATCGGACTCGTCGGCGGCATGTCCTGGCACTCGACCGCCACCTACTACCGGCTGATCAACGAGGAGGTCGCCACGCGCCTCGGCGGCCACGCCTCCGCCCGCATCTCGCTGCAGTCGCTGGACTTCGCGGAGGTCCGCGACTGCCAGGTCCGGGGCGACTGGGCCGGCTCCGCGGCGCTGCTCGCCGACGCCGCGCGCCGCTGCGAGGCCGGCGGCGCCGACCTCGTCGGGCTGTGCACCAACCTCATGCACAAGAACTTCCCCGCCATGGAGTCCGCGGTCTCCGTCCCGGCGATCCACATCGCCGACGCCGTCGCGGCCGTCGCGCGGCAGGAGGGGTGGACGACGCTCGGCCTGCTCGGCACCCGCTGGGTGATGGAGGAGACCTTCTACGCCGACCGGCTCGCCACGCACGGCATCGCCGTGGTCGTCCCCGAGGAGGACGAGCGGGCGATGGTCGACCGGGTCGTCTTCGACGAGCTGACCCAGGGCGTCCTCCGCGACGAGTCCCGGGCGGCGTACGTCGAGGTGATGGCGGGCCTGCGCGCCCGCGGGGCCGACGCGGTGGTGCTGGCCTGCACCGAGATCGGCCTGCTCGTCAGCCCGGAGCAGGCACCGCTCCCCGTCGTCGACTCCGCCGTCGCCCACGCCTCGCTGCTGGTCGACCTCGCGCTCGAGCCGCAGCCGACGCCCGCGTAG
- a CDS encoding nuclear transport factor 2 family protein, translating to MDLDELVDRTEIAAVLTRYTRAIDTGDFDRLDTVFTPDARIDYTESGGIADGYDAVKPWLAEVLPAFFPRRMHTLGQVDVDLAGDEAEVAAYFHNPMPVTGEDGAERVVEFGGIYHHSMVRTPEGWRSRRLHEQIVWKRA from the coding sequence GTGGACCTGGACGAGCTCGTCGACCGCACCGAGATCGCCGCGGTGCTGACCCGCTACACCCGAGCGATCGACACCGGCGACTTCGACCGGCTCGACACGGTCTTCACCCCCGACGCGCGGATCGACTACACCGAGTCGGGGGGGATCGCCGACGGGTACGACGCGGTCAAGCCCTGGCTGGCCGAGGTGCTGCCGGCGTTCTTCCCCCGGCGGATGCACACCCTCGGCCAGGTCGACGTCGACCTGGCCGGCGACGAGGCCGAGGTGGCGGCGTACTTCCACAACCCGATGCCGGTGACCGGCGAGGACGGCGCCGAGCGGGTCGTGGAGTTCGGCGGGATCTACCACCACTCGATGGTCCGCACGCCCGAGGGCTGGCGCAGCCGACGACTGCACGAGCAGATCGTCTGGAAGCGCGCCTAG
- a CDS encoding nitroreductase/quinone reductase family protein, with protein MGLPDEKPAGLDSPLVPKVLKRVAQVQVAAFRATNGRVGSRWRVGAGWRRPVPTLLLDHVGRRSGSRFTTPLLYLEDGPDLVVVASQGGLPKHPQWYRNLLAQPDTVVALRGERVRRVRARVADPEERAALWPRLVELYADFDRYQRWTDREIPVVVLEPR; from the coding sequence ATGGGCCTCCCCGACGAGAAGCCGGCCGGCCTGGACTCCCCGCTCGTCCCGAAGGTGCTCAAGCGGGTCGCGCAGGTCCAGGTCGCGGCCTTCCGCGCGACCAACGGCCGCGTCGGCAGCAGGTGGCGCGTCGGCGCCGGCTGGCGCAGGCCCGTGCCGACGCTGCTGCTCGACCACGTGGGGCGGAGGTCCGGCAGTCGGTTCACCACCCCGCTGCTCTACCTCGAGGACGGGCCGGACCTGGTGGTCGTCGCCTCCCAGGGCGGACTGCCCAAGCACCCCCAGTGGTACCGCAACCTGCTGGCCCAGCCCGACACCGTGGTCGCCCTGCGGGGGGAGCGGGTACGTCGCGTGCGGGCCCGGGTCGCCGACCCCGAGGAGCGGGCGGCGCTCTGGCCGCGGCTGGTCGAGCTGTACGCCGACTTCGACCGCTACCAGCGCTGGACCGACCGCGAGATCCCCGTCGTGGTGCTCGAGCCGCGCTGA
- a CDS encoding DMT family transporter, whose amino-acid sequence METIWWRTVALTAVAPVVWGTTYLTTEELLPPDRPLFAALARALPAGLLLLAWRRRLPTGVWWWRSVVLGLCNIGLFFPLLFLAAYSLPGGLAATLQATLPLAVVGIAYVALGERASGARVVAALVGLAGVGLLVLQNPGGVDPVGLAAAAASVVASAVGLVLVKRWPAPVDMLTLVSWQLVVGGLALLPVALLVEGPPPAVDLPALAGYLWLGGAGTVLAYVCWFRGVARMPAGAVAIVGLLNPVVGTGLGVLVAGEAFGPVQALGVLLVLGGVVAGQRRPRVVQDRAGGEAAGEAEVERARAEHRRERLPAA is encoded by the coding sequence GTGGAAACTATCTGGTGGCGCACCGTCGCCCTCACCGCGGTCGCGCCGGTCGTCTGGGGGACGACGTACCTCACGACCGAGGAGCTGCTCCCGCCCGACCGCCCGCTCTTCGCCGCCCTGGCCCGCGCCCTCCCCGCCGGCCTGCTCCTCCTGGCGTGGCGCCGGCGGCTGCCCACCGGCGTCTGGTGGTGGCGGTCGGTCGTGCTCGGGCTGTGCAACATCGGGCTGTTCTTCCCCCTGCTCTTCCTCGCGGCGTACTCGCTGCCCGGCGGGCTGGCGGCGACCCTCCAGGCGACGCTCCCCCTCGCCGTGGTGGGCATCGCCTACGTCGCGCTCGGCGAGCGGGCGTCCGGGGCGCGGGTGGTGGCGGCCCTGGTCGGGCTGGCCGGCGTCGGGCTGCTGGTGCTGCAGAACCCCGGCGGCGTCGACCCGGTCGGCCTCGCCGCGGCGGCGGCGTCGGTGGTGGCCTCCGCCGTCGGCCTGGTGCTGGTCAAGCGCTGGCCGGCGCCGGTCGACATGCTGACCCTGGTCTCCTGGCAGCTGGTCGTCGGCGGGCTCGCGCTGCTGCCGGTGGCCCTGCTCGTCGAGGGACCGCCGCCCGCGGTCGACCTCCCGGCACTCGCGGGCTACCTGTGGCTCGGCGGGGCCGGGACCGTGCTGGCCTACGTCTGCTGGTTCCGCGGGGTCGCCCGGATGCCGGCGGGCGCGGTGGCGATCGTCGGGCTGCTCAACCCGGTGGTCGGCACCGGCCTCGGCGTGCTGGTCGCCGGCGAGGCGTTCGGCCCGGTCCAGGCGCTCGGCGTGCTGCTCGTGCTCGGTGGGGTGGTCGCCGGCCAGCGGCGACCGCGGGTCGTGCAGGATCGGGCGGGTGGCGAGGCTGCTGGCGAGGCGGAGGTCGAGCGGGCGCGCGCCGAGCACCGGCGGGAGCGGCTTCCGGCTGCGTGA
- a CDS encoding NUDIX hydrolase codes for MSTPEPVPYTSYDTRLASYAVITDDEGRILLALWNEASDGGRWTLPGGGVELDETVEEGAVREVREETGYDVELDRLLTVDTYVIPATRRHVDTDRPMKAVRVLFSARVVGGELTPEVDGTTDEARWFTPDEAARLPHVSLVDLALRLVG; via the coding sequence GTGAGCACTCCCGAGCCCGTCCCCTACACCTCCTACGACACCCGCCTGGCGTCGTACGCCGTGATCACCGACGACGAGGGCCGGATCCTGCTCGCGCTGTGGAACGAGGCCTCCGACGGCGGCCGGTGGACGCTCCCCGGCGGCGGTGTCGAGCTCGACGAGACCGTCGAGGAGGGTGCGGTGCGCGAGGTCCGCGAGGAGACCGGGTACGACGTCGAGCTCGACCGGCTGCTCACCGTCGACACCTACGTCATCCCCGCCACCCGCCGCCACGTCGACACCGACCGCCCGATGAAGGCCGTCCGCGTGCTCTTCTCCGCCCGGGTCGTCGGCGGCGAGCTCACCCCCGAGGTCGACGGCACCACCGACGAGGCCCGCTGGTTCACCCCCGACGAGGCCGCCCGCCTGCCGCACGTCTCCCTCGTCGACCTGGCGCTGCGCCTGGTCGGCTGA
- a CDS encoding TIGR03619 family F420-dependent LLM class oxidoreductase, whose product MRFTYAEAMTRVEYYAPLAQAAEAAGYTSMTVADSLVYPEESDSTYPYTDTGDREFLEDKDFIETMVLCAHVFAQTTTLRLTPFVLKLPVRPPVLVAKQASSLAYLSGNRLGLGVGLSPWPEDFMAMGVPWERRGKRMDECLDIVRGLTSGGYFSYSGQFYDVAPLKQSPVPTERVPLLVGGHADAALRRAVRKGDGWMHAGGDGEELDRLLARLTEIRQEEGDTRDDFEVHVISYDAYTPDGIKRLEDKGVTDCIVGFRVPYIVGPDTEPLEKKVAALERFGESVIAKVNP is encoded by the coding sequence ATGCGATTCACCTACGCCGAGGCCATGACCCGGGTGGAGTACTACGCGCCCCTCGCGCAGGCGGCGGAGGCGGCCGGCTACACGAGCATGACCGTGGCCGACAGCCTGGTCTACCCCGAGGAGTCCGACTCCACCTACCCCTACACCGACACCGGCGACCGGGAGTTCCTGGAGGACAAGGACTTCATCGAGACGATGGTGCTCTGCGCCCACGTCTTCGCGCAGACCACCACGCTGCGCCTGACCCCCTTCGTCCTCAAGCTGCCGGTGCGGCCGCCGGTGCTGGTCGCCAAGCAGGCCTCCTCCCTGGCCTACCTCTCAGGCAACCGGCTCGGGCTGGGCGTCGGGCTCTCGCCGTGGCCGGAGGACTTCATGGCGATGGGGGTGCCGTGGGAGCGCCGCGGCAAGCGGATGGACGAGTGCCTCGACATCGTCCGCGGGCTCACCAGCGGGGGCTACTTCTCCTACAGCGGCCAGTTCTACGACGTCGCCCCGCTCAAGCAGAGCCCGGTCCCGACCGAGCGGGTGCCGCTGCTGGTCGGCGGGCACGCCGACGCCGCGCTGCGGCGGGCGGTGCGCAAGGGCGACGGTTGGATGCACGCCGGCGGCGACGGCGAGGAACTGGACCGGCTGCTCGCCCGGCTCACCGAGATCCGCCAGGAGGAGGGCGACACCCGCGACGACTTCGAGGTCCACGTCATCTCCTACGACGCCTACACCCCCGACGGCATCAAGCGCCTCGAGGACAAGGGCGTCACCGACTGCATCGTCGGGTTCCGCGTGCCCTACATCGTCGGCCCCGACACCGAGCCGCTGGAGAAGAAGGTCGCCGCGCTGGAGCGGTTCGGCGAGAGCGTCATCGCGAAGGTGAACCCGTGA
- a CDS encoding M28 family metallopeptidase, whose protein sequence is MRRPLIASLGLALCLLPACSGADDPSADPSGAPSSSPAPSSTITAAPTPATADPATPDASPPAVRRVSPDDVRLATAVAAVEHLAGTVGPRPGTSPAYRRAARWLGTRLESLGWSVEQQPFPTPAGVSWGVPVRGGRSTNVVATRGDVRPGRPWLLVGAHLDTVPQAPGAEDNASGVGVLLAVAEALAERRARLPVVLVAFGSEEPRGPGDDDHHYGSRAYVAGLSTAERGSLNGMVSLDRVGVGSVLPVGSAGAGDQVQRQLLAAAGRAGVPTVSDLEQRSSDHWSFVRAGLPGARLGSTSYAAYHSADDVPAVVSRDQLRRTARTVLAWLR, encoded by the coding sequence ATGCGCCGGCCCCTGATCGCCTCGCTCGGGCTGGCGCTGTGCCTGCTGCCGGCCTGCAGCGGCGCCGACGACCCGTCGGCGGACCCGTCCGGCGCTCCCTCCTCGTCGCCCGCACCGTCCAGCACGATCACGGCCGCGCCCACACCGGCCACGGCCGACCCAGCAACGCCCGACGCCAGTCCCCCGGCCGTGCGCCGGGTCTCCCCCGACGACGTGCGCCTCGCGACTGCGGTGGCGGCGGTCGAGCACCTGGCGGGCACGGTGGGCCCACGGCCGGGCACGTCGCCGGCGTACCGCCGCGCGGCCCGGTGGCTCGGCACCCGCCTGGAGTCCCTCGGCTGGTCGGTGGAGCAGCAGCCGTTCCCGACGCCCGCGGGCGTCTCCTGGGGCGTGCCGGTCCGCGGCGGCCGGTCGACGAACGTGGTCGCGACCCGCGGCGACGTCCGTCCCGGCCGGCCCTGGCTGCTGGTCGGCGCCCACCTCGACACCGTGCCGCAGGCGCCCGGCGCGGAGGACAACGCCTCGGGCGTCGGCGTCCTGCTGGCCGTCGCCGAGGCGCTGGCGGAGCGGCGGGCGCGGCTGCCGGTGGTGCTGGTCGCGTTCGGCTCCGAGGAGCCGCGCGGGCCCGGCGACGACGACCACCACTACGGCTCCCGGGCGTACGTCGCCGGGCTGTCGACCGCGGAGCGGGGCAGCCTGAACGGCATGGTCTCCCTCGACCGGGTCGGCGTCGGGTCGGTGCTCCCGGTGGGGAGCGCGGGCGCCGGCGACCAGGTCCAGCGCCAGCTGCTCGCGGCGGCCGGGCGGGCCGGCGTCCCGACGGTCAGCGACCTGGAGCAGCGGTCGAGCGACCACTGGTCCTTCGTGCGGGCCGGGCTCCCGGGGGCACGGCTGGGGAGCACGTCGTACGCGGCGTACCACTCGGCCGACGACGTGCCCGCGGTCGTGTCCCGCGACCAGCTGCGGCGGACGGCGCGGACCGTCCTGGCCTGGCTGCGCTGA